One genomic window of Diospyros lotus cultivar Yz01 chromosome 8, ASM1463336v1, whole genome shotgun sequence includes the following:
- the LOC127808551 gene encoding uncharacterized protein LOC127808551, which produces MGENVVEAEEKEERSGESKKMHVEPKKIKTLKNYLQCIKNEVGEISREVQDLKMEIGMMKMEVNRETGMMKMEVKRDIGNIMDLLKIIWGKVEIMGERNNGDGEGNEMEVEKVDEGKTAEVGKNVKVGMVMEGPKVEELEKVEGGRIWRRAGNRGDEGGGVGEGGGRAGNGGDECEEGGGGAGNGGDEGGEGG; this is translated from the coding sequence ATGGGTGAAAATGTGGTTGaagcagaagaaaaagaagaacgaAGTGGTGAATCAAAGAAAATGCATGTGGAGccgaagaaaataaaaactttaaagaaCTATTTACAATGTATAAAGAATGAAGTTGGGGAAATTAGTAGGGAAGTTCaggatttgaaaatggagatcgGAATGATGAAAATGGAGGTGAATAGAGAGACTGGAATGATGAAGATGGAGGTGAAGAGGGATATAGGTAACATTAtggatttattaaaaataatttgggggAAGGTGGAGATTATGGGGGAGAGGAATAATGGGGATGGGGAGGGGAATGAAATGGAGGTGGAGAAGGTGGATGAGGGGAAGACGGCGGAGGTGGGGAAGAATGTGAAGGTAGGGATGGTCATGGAAGGGCCGAAGGTGGAGGAGTTGGAGAAGGTGGAGGGGGGAAGGATATGGAGGCGGGCTGGAAATAGAGGGGACGAAGGTGGAGGAGTTGGAGAAGGTGGAGGCAGGGCTGGAAATGGAGGGGACGAATGTGAAGAAGGTGGAGGCGGGGCTGGAAATGGAGGGGACGAAGGTGGAGAAGGTGGATGA